Below is a genomic region from Halostella litorea.
ACGGAGAACTGGACCCGTGTACTGGAGACCGAGCGCGGGGAGCGACAGTCCGGGGAAGCGAACAACGACGACTACTGGTACCTCCACGGGCGGGTCGCCGCGCTCGCGGTCGGTCCCGAGACGGTGTACGCCTACACCACGACGGGCGACGTGGCGGCGTTGTCCCCGGACGACGGGAGCACGCGCTGGCGGACGCCCGTCACCGACCGAAACCGGGCCAGCGTGCCCGGCGGCATCGTCGCCTGCCCGGACGGGGTCTACGTCGCGCTCCCCGACGGGGTGGCCCACGTGTCCGGCGACGGCGAGGCCAGCAGCCTCGCCAGCGGCGACTACGAGACGGCCACGCTGTCGGTCGCCGGCGGTCGCCTCTACGTCGCCCGCAGCGAGCGGATCGAGGTCTACGGCTGAGCCGGCAACCGACCGCCGCCGCGCCCACACCGGGAGCCTTTTGCCGCGTCCTCGCTTCGACTACCACATGACGATCCAGGCAACTCTCCACACCAGCGAGGGCGACATCGAGGTCGAACTGTACGACGAGAAAGCGCCGCGCACCGTCGAGAACTTCGTCAACCTCGCGGAGCACGACCCCGCCGCGGACGCCGAGCCCGCGCCGGACACAGTCACGTGGAACGACCCCGAGAGCGGCGAGGTCCGGGGCGACGCGCTGTACAACGACGTCCCGTTCCACCGCGTCATCGAGGACTTCATGATCCAGGGCGGCGACCCGACCGGCACCGGCCGCGGCGGCCCCGGCTACGAGTTCGCCGACGAGTTCCACGACGACCTGCGCCACGACGGCGCGGGCGTCCTCTCGATGGCCAACTCCGGCCCGGACACGAACGGCTCGCAGTTCTTCATCACGCTGGACGCCCAGCCCCACCTCGACGACAAACACGCCGTCTTCGGCAAGGTCACCGACGGCATGGACGTGGTCGAGGCGATCGGGTCGGTC
It encodes:
- a CDS encoding peptidylprolyl isomerase; its protein translation is MTIQATLHTSEGDIEVELYDEKAPRTVENFVNLAEHDPAADAEPAPDTVTWNDPESGEVRGDALYNDVPFHRVIEDFMIQGGDPTGTGRGGPGYEFADEFHDDLRHDGAGVLSMANSGPDTNGSQFFITLDAQPHLDDKHAVFGKVTDGMDVVEAIGSVNTNARDQPEEEVLLESVTVEN